The Pseudomonadota bacterium genome has a window encoding:
- a CDS encoding Crp/Fnr family transcriptional regulator: MEDSRSTAIPLQLQSFFGSLPDDLRAAVAAAGQARDYADGAALHRRGDKSIGLSVIERGAVRFTRVDREGAIAALTTLQADDAYGEFTVFGELPRAYDAEAMGETRVRLIPAAALERLMDSMPDLRKHILRHLTRQLFRALTLLDDQRQLSLDQRIAKALTARTRADGDSITITQQALAEDMAVSRVGLGKALNKLIDAGLVTTGYRRLTICNHCGLQRWWKN, encoded by the coding sequence ATGGAAGACAGCCGATCAACCGCGATACCGCTGCAGTTGCAGAGCTTTTTCGGCTCGCTGCCCGATGATTTGCGCGCCGCCGTCGCCGCTGCCGGTCAGGCACGCGACTATGCCGATGGTGCAGCCCTGCATCGGCGTGGTGACAAGAGCATAGGGCTGTCGGTGATTGAGCGCGGCGCGGTGCGTTTCACCCGTGTCGACAGGGAAGGCGCGATAGCGGCGCTGACGACATTGCAGGCCGATGATGCCTATGGCGAGTTCACCGTTTTTGGCGAGCTGCCGCGTGCCTATGATGCCGAAGCCATGGGCGAGACGCGGGTGCGGCTGATCCCGGCGGCAGCGCTGGAGCGACTGATGGACAGCATGCCGGACCTGCGCAAACATATTTTGCGGCATCTGACACGACAGCTTTTCCGTGCTCTCACACTGCTCGACGATCAGCGCCAATTGTCGCTGGACCAGCGCATTGCGAAAGCACTCACCGCCCGCACCCGAGCTGATGGCGACAGTATCACCATCACCCAGCAGGCCCTGGCCGAGGATATGGCGGTATCGCGTGTCGGGCTCGGCAAGGCGTTGAACAAGCTGATCGACGCCGGACTGGTGACCACCGGCTATCGTCGGCTGACCATATGCAATCATTGCGGACTGCAACGCTGGTGGAAGAACTAG
- a CDS encoding sterol desaturase family protein: MTNDKLAILAIFIFFAVMEAIRGGFWRKPEQRTKDAIVEAVSTVTLIGFTQPMILLASFTATAWAFPDAKDALIGLPILLQIGLLLIGDDMTQYWWHRLSHTTPWLYKLHRPHHDARYMSVRIVYRNNLFYYAMMPGLWISGALIYLGLGWVYAGYIVIKMAVIIGAHSTFRWDEKLYRIGWLSPVMWLVERMISTPATHAAHHGRHASDPATHYKGNYGNLLFFWDVLFGTARITRNYPELYGVENLPDVGVGEQLLWPLVRGSVKNADAAVATPAE; the protein is encoded by the coding sequence ATGACGAATGACAAGCTGGCGATATTGGCTATCTTTATCTTCTTCGCGGTGATGGAAGCCATTCGCGGTGGCTTCTGGCGCAAGCCGGAGCAGCGCACCAAAGATGCTATTGTCGAAGCCGTGAGCACGGTGACACTCATCGGCTTCACCCAGCCGATGATATTGCTCGCCAGCTTTACGGCGACGGCCTGGGCTTTCCCCGATGCGAAGGACGCGCTTATCGGCCTGCCGATCCTTCTCCAGATCGGCTTGCTGCTGATCGGTGATGATATGACACAATATTGGTGGCATCGACTGTCACATACCACGCCCTGGCTCTATAAACTGCATCGGCCGCATCATGATGCGCGCTATATGAGCGTACGCATCGTCTACCGCAACAACCTGTTCTACTATGCCATGATGCCAGGTCTGTGGATTTCCGGTGCGCTGATCTATCTCGGTCTCGGCTGGGTCTATGCCGGTTATATCGTCATCAAAATGGCGGTGATTATTGGCGCGCACAGCACCTTTCGCTGGGACGAGAAGCTGTACCGGATCGGCTGGCTGTCACCGGTAATGTGGCTGGTGGAGCGGATGATCTCCACACCGGCAACCCATGCTGCCCATCATGGCCGCCATGCCAGCGATCCCGCGACCCATTATAAGGGGAATTACGGCAATCTTCTGTTCTTCTGGGACGTGCTGTTCGGTACCGCGCGGATCACCCGCAATTATCCCGAGCTGTACGGAGTGGAGAATCTGCCCGATGTCGGAGTCGGTGAACAGCTGCTCTGGCCTCTGGTTCGCGGTTCCGTGAAGAATGCAGATGCGGCTGTCGCTACGCCTGCGGAATAA
- a CDS encoding DUF5996 family protein, with the protein MQNWPDIPYQSWKATGESLHMWLQIVGKFRLALTPWVNHSWHATFYVTSRGLTTSPIPGPDAVYTVDFDFFDHRLVIRSTSGDIEALTLHPQSVAEFHGHFIAALDAIGAPSRFHGAPNELPEAVPFVQQTALGSYEPEAAHDYWRALLAIDQVFHQFRTGFLGKVSPVHLFWGSMDLAVTRFSGRAAPVHPGGIPHLPDPVTREAYSHEVSSAGFWAGGGGLDYPAFYSYAYPTPDGFKDYIKDDAPIFFDEALGEYILPYDAVRTAADPEQILLDFLQATYLAAAETGGWDRAALECKPDMIGRPRKIG; encoded by the coding sequence GTGCAGAATTGGCCAGACATTCCCTATCAGTCCTGGAAAGCCACTGGCGAGAGCCTGCATATGTGGTTGCAGATCGTGGGGAAATTCCGGCTGGCGCTGACGCCCTGGGTCAACCATAGCTGGCACGCGACCTTCTATGTCACATCGCGCGGCCTGACGACGTCACCTATTCCCGGTCCGGACGCCGTTTATACCGTGGATTTTGACTTTTTTGACCATCGGCTGGTCATCCGCTCGACCAGTGGTGATATCGAAGCGCTGACACTGCATCCGCAATCGGTTGCCGAGTTTCACGGCCATTTTATCGCAGCACTGGATGCCATCGGCGCACCGAGCCGTTTTCACGGCGCACCCAATGAACTGCCCGAAGCGGTGCCCTTTGTGCAACAGACCGCGCTGGGCAGCTATGAACCCGAAGCCGCGCATGACTATTGGCGCGCGCTACTGGCAATTGATCAGGTCTTCCACCAGTTCCGCACCGGCTTTCTCGGCAAGGTCAGCCCGGTGCATCTGTTCTGGGGCAGCATGGATCTGGCGGTGACGCGTTTTTCCGGGCGTGCAGCTCCGGTACATCCCGGCGGCATACCCCATCTGCCCGACCCGGTCACCCGTGAGGCCTATTCGCATGAGGTCAGTTCAGCCGGTTTCTGGGCCGGGGGTGGCGGCTTGGATTATCCGGCATTTTACAGCTATGCCTATCCCACTCCTGACGGCTTTAAAGACTATATCAAGGATGATGCGCCGATCTTTTTCGATGAGGCTCTGGGGGAATATATCCTGCCCTATGATGCGGTACGCACCGCCGCCGACCCGGAGCAAATATTGCTCGATTTCCTGCAGGCCACCTATCTGGCAGCAGCCGAGACCGGCGGTTGGGATCGCGCTGCGCTGGAATGCAAGCCCGACATGATTGGACGGCCAAGGAAGATTGGCTAA
- a CDS encoding tetratricopeptide repeat protein, with protein sequence MATLGLTGDQQQAVEEFKRDIVEPSMTRLVILDFWAEWCGPCKALTPVLEKVAADYADKGVVLAKINVDENKFIASQFQVQSIPTVYAIFQGQPVANLTNARSESQVKGALDQLLAKLPIDAGGASEQQDIEPLLAMGEEVLAGGDANRAAGIFGQIVEMQPQSDAAVSGLARALIADKRLNEAKAILAALPEDQRGSEAVKRALSVLALAEDGAADHGSTDVLAQQLQREPDNHAVRLDYANALWGAGDRDGAVEQLLTIVRADRDWNEGAARQRLLQIFEAVGLEDEWVAGARRKLSAALFG encoded by the coding sequence TTGGCCACTCTCGGACTGACCGGCGACCAGCAGCAAGCCGTGGAAGAATTCAAGCGCGACATTGTCGAGCCATCGATGACCAGGCTGGTCATACTCGACTTCTGGGCCGAATGGTGCGGCCCGTGCAAGGCGCTGACCCCGGTTCTGGAAAAGGTCGCCGCCGACTATGCCGACAAGGGCGTGGTGCTGGCCAAGATCAATGTCGATGAAAACAAGTTCATCGCCAGCCAGTTTCAGGTGCAGTCCATCCCGACCGTCTACGCGATTTTCCAGGGCCAGCCGGTGGCCAATCTCACCAATGCCCGCAGTGAAAGCCAAGTAAAGGGCGCACTGGATCAGTTGCTTGCCAAGCTGCCGATCGACGCGGGTGGTGCCAGCGAGCAGCAGGATATCGAACCGCTACTGGCCATGGGCGAGGAGGTTCTGGCCGGTGGTGACGCCAATCGCGCCGCCGGTATTTTCGGCCAGATTGTCGAGATGCAGCCGCAAAGCGATGCCGCCGTCAGCGGTCTGGCCCGGGCGCTGATCGCGGATAAGCGCCTCAACGAAGCGAAGGCCATTCTCGCGGCACTGCCTGAAGATCAGCGCGGCAGTGAAGCGGTCAAGCGCGCGCTTTCAGTGCTGGCCCTGGCCGAGGATGGTGCCGCCGATCATGGCAGCACCGATGTGCTGGCGCAGCAGCTGCAGCGCGAACCCGATAACCATGCGGTTCGGCTGGATTATGCCAATGCACTGTGGGGTGCCGGTGATCGCGATGGCGCTGTCGAACAACTGCTGACCATTGTCCGGGCTGACAGGGACTGGAATGAAGGCGCCGCACGCCAGCGGCTGCTGCAGATTTTCGAGGCGGTCGGTCTGGAGGACGAATGGGTCGCCGGAGCGCGGCGCAAGCTTTCCGCGGCGCTATTCGGGTGA
- a CDS encoding LON peptidase substrate-binding domain-containing protein yields the protein MSVVTAQRISIFPLPGVILFPGLQLPLHMFEPRYRAMVSDAMARDRQIGMIQPREPEREGEPPALFEMGCLGRIADVEALDDGRYNVLLDGVARFRLIRELDVTTPFRQVEGELIAEPEEALASAERAALEQEAKRFANAQGYSVDWDSVARLDDVSMVNGVAQIAPFDSAAKQALLEAETLSQRTELLIQLMQFFARRDRDEDSVTLQ from the coding sequence GTGAGCGTCGTGACGGCACAGCGAATCTCGATCTTCCCGCTACCCGGTGTCATCCTGTTTCCGGGACTGCAACTGCCGCTGCACATGTTCGAACCGCGCTACCGCGCGATGGTCAGCGATGCCATGGCGCGCGACCGCCAGATCGGCATGATCCAGCCGCGCGAACCGGAGCGTGAAGGAGAGCCGCCGGCGCTGTTCGAAATGGGTTGTCTCGGGCGCATTGCCGATGTCGAGGCGCTCGATGACGGACGCTATAATGTGCTGCTCGATGGCGTTGCCCGCTTTCGCCTGATCCGTGAACTCGATGTCACCACTCCGTTCCGCCAGGTTGAGGGAGAGCTGATTGCGGAGCCGGAAGAGGCGCTGGCGAGTGCCGAGCGCGCGGCGCTGGAGCAGGAGGCAAAGCGCTTCGCCAATGCCCAGGGGTACAGCGTCGATTGGGATTCGGTGGCGCGGCTCGACGATGTGTCGATGGTCAATGGCGTTGCCCAGATCGCCCCATTCGACAGCGCCGCGAAACAGGCGTTGCTGGAGGCCGAAACGCTGTCACAGCGGACCGAGCTGCTGATCCAGCTGATGCAATTTTTCGCCCGACGCGATCGCGACGAGGATAGCGTTACCCTGCAATGA
- a CDS encoding MarC family protein, with amino-acid sequence MLELFISAFVTFFVVIDPPGCAPIYASMTGAASAKARRDMAVRAIVISSVILGVFAVFGNNLLGALGITLDSFRIAGGIMLFIIALEMVFEKRTQRREDRAQQVVDDAEVEDVSVFPMAMPMIAGPGSIATIMLLFNEYSTLEQHLVIGGALLAVLVLTLLALLAAGPLLQLMGQRLETVITRLLGVILAALAAQFVIDGLKASFA; translated from the coding sequence ATGCTCGAGCTCTTTATCTCCGCCTTTGTCACCTTCTTCGTGGTGATCGACCCGCCAGGCTGTGCGCCAATCTATGCCAGCATGACCGGTGCCGCATCGGCCAAGGCACGCCGCGACATGGCGGTGCGGGCAATCGTCATTTCCTCGGTGATTCTCGGCGTCTTTGCCGTGTTCGGCAACAATCTGCTTGGCGCGCTGGGAATCACCCTCGACAGTTTCCGCATCGCCGGTGGCATCATGCTGTTCATTATCGCGCTGGAAATGGTGTTCGAAAAACGTACCCAGCGACGCGAGGATCGCGCCCAGCAGGTTGTCGATGATGCAGAAGTCGAGGATGTCTCGGTCTTTCCGATGGCGATGCCGATGATCGCCGGTCCCGGCTCGATTGCCACCATCATGCTGTTGTTCAACGAATATTCGACCCTGGAGCAGCATCTGGTGATCGGCGGCGCGTTGCTCGCGGTGCTGGTGCTTACACTGCTGGCGCTGCTCGCCGCAGGGCCGCTATTGCAACTGATGGGGCAGCGGCTCGAAACGGTGATCACGCGGCTGCTCGGCGTCATCCTGGCCGCACTGGCGGCACAATTCGTTATCGATGGTCTCAAGGCGAGTTTCGCCTGA